In Streptomyces sp. NBC_01551, one DNA window encodes the following:
- a CDS encoding carbohydrate ABC transporter permease, whose protein sequence is MTSAHSLRAKRRRSALRTAAFMSPWLIGFSFFFAYPLLSTVYFSFTKYDGFRPPAFNGLDNWTYVLTDYPLFWPAMWNTLWLVVVMVSCRVVFGLGVGLLITKIKTGSGIFRTLFYLPYLAPPVAATLAFVFLLNPGTGPVNVLLDSAGLPTPGWFTDADWSKPALTMLALWGVGDLMVIFMAALLDVPKEQYEAAELDGAGAWGRFRHITLPNITPIILFAVVTGVIQAMQYYTQPLVAGKVSAGVIGGSGQQFEPGYPDKSTLTLPQIVYNAGFQRFDYGAACVVALVLFALSMAFTALLMRRRGGLIGAGD, encoded by the coding sequence ATGACCAGCGCGCACTCCCTGAGGGCGAAGCGCCGGCGGTCCGCTCTGCGAACCGCGGCCTTCATGTCGCCCTGGCTGATCGGGTTCTCGTTCTTCTTCGCGTACCCGCTGCTGTCGACCGTGTACTTCTCCTTCACCAAGTACGACGGCTTCCGCCCGCCCGCCTTCAACGGCCTGGACAACTGGACGTACGTCCTCACCGACTACCCGCTGTTCTGGCCTGCCATGTGGAACACGTTGTGGCTGGTCGTGGTCATGGTCAGCTGCCGGGTCGTCTTCGGCCTCGGCGTCGGCCTGCTCATCACGAAGATCAAGACCGGCTCGGGAATCTTCCGGACCCTGTTCTACCTTCCCTACCTGGCCCCGCCCGTGGCCGCGACCCTGGCCTTCGTCTTCCTCCTCAACCCCGGCACCGGCCCGGTCAACGTCCTGCTGGACTCGGCCGGGCTGCCCACGCCCGGCTGGTTCACGGACGCCGACTGGTCCAAGCCCGCGCTGACCATGCTCGCCCTGTGGGGGGTGGGCGACCTGATGGTGATCTTCATGGCCGCGCTGCTCGACGTACCCAAGGAGCAGTACGAGGCCGCCGAGCTGGACGGGGCCGGGGCCTGGGGCCGGTTCCGGCACATCACCCTGCCGAACATCACCCCGATCATCCTGTTCGCGGTGGTCACGGGGGTCATCCAGGCCATGCAGTACTACACGCAGCCGCTGGTGGCGGGGAAGGTGTCGGCCGGTGTCATCGGCGGCTCGGGCCAGCAGTTCGAGCCGGGCTACCCGGACAAGTCCACCCTGACCCTGCCCCAGATCGTCTACAACGCCGGCTTCCAGCGCTTCGACTACGGCGCCGCCTGCGTCGTCGCGCTGGTGCTGTTCGCCCTCTCCATGGCCTTCACCGCGCTCCTCATGCGCCGCCGTGGCGGACTGATCGGAGCAGGTGACTGA
- a CDS encoding mechanosensitive ion channel family protein: MPWPAATLLPLAAEIPDAAEAQQSVTNAASFIEENWATWLSIGLKILLIIVIAAALRSVVRKALTRLITRMNTSAEAVEGTALGGLLVNAERRRQRSEAIGSVLRSVASFLILGTAALMVLGALKIDLAPLLASAGVAGVAIGFGARNLVTDFLSGVFMIMEDQYGVGDKIDAGVASGEVVEVGLRVTKLRGDNGEIWYVRNGEIKRIGNLSQGWATAGVDVQVKPTENLTHIREVVQQVADGLAKETPWDERLWGPVEVLGLDEVLLASMTVKVSAKTMPGQQFAVERELRWRIKEAFDAAGIRIIGGVPAADDEEAPADPAAAVAAPSALANPASPQSLATAPIPAPGGPRITK, encoded by the coding sequence GTGCCCTGGCCCGCCGCCACGCTGCTCCCGCTGGCAGCCGAGATCCCGGACGCCGCCGAAGCCCAGCAGAGCGTGACCAACGCCGCGAGCTTCATCGAGGAGAACTGGGCCACCTGGCTGAGCATCGGTCTGAAGATCCTCCTGATCATCGTGATCGCGGCCGCGCTCCGCTCGGTGGTCCGCAAGGCTCTGACCAGGCTGATAACCCGGATGAACACCAGCGCCGAGGCTGTCGAGGGGACCGCCCTCGGCGGCCTGCTGGTCAACGCCGAGCGGCGCCGCCAGCGGTCGGAGGCGATCGGCTCGGTGCTGCGCTCGGTGGCCTCGTTCCTGATCCTCGGCACCGCCGCGCTGATGGTCCTCGGCGCGCTCAAGATCGACCTGGCCCCGCTGCTCGCGAGCGCCGGTGTGGCCGGTGTCGCGATCGGTTTCGGCGCCCGGAACCTGGTGACCGACTTCCTCTCCGGCGTTTTCATGATCATGGAGGACCAGTACGGCGTCGGCGACAAGATCGACGCGGGTGTGGCCTCCGGCGAGGTCGTCGAGGTCGGCCTGCGGGTGACCAAGCTGCGCGGGGACAACGGGGAGATCTGGTACGTCCGCAACGGCGAGATCAAGCGGATCGGCAACCTCAGCCAGGGCTGGGCCACCGCGGGCGTGGACGTACAGGTCAAGCCGACGGAGAACCTGACCCACATCCGCGAGGTCGTCCAGCAGGTCGCGGACGGTCTGGCCAAGGAGACCCCGTGGGACGAGCGCCTGTGGGGCCCGGTCGAGGTGCTGGGCCTGGACGAGGTGCTGCTGGCCTCGATGACGGTGAAGGTGTCGGCGAAGACGATGCCGGGCCAGCAGTTCGCCGTGGAGCGCGAGCTGCGCTGGCGGATCAAGGAGGCCTTCGACGCGGCCGGCATCCGGATCATCGGCGGCGTCCCCGCCGCCGACGACGAGGAGGCTCCGGCGGACCCGGCGGCCGCCGTCGCCGCGCCGTCCGCGCTGGCCAACCCGGCGTCCCCGCAGTCCCTGGCGACCGCCCCGATCCCGGCCCCCGGCGGGCCCCGCATCACCAAGTAG
- a CDS encoding 6-phospho-beta-glucosidase, producing the protein MKLAVVGGGSTYTPELIDGFARLRDTLPISELVLIDPATERLELIGSLARRIFARQDHPGLITTTCDLDAGVAGADAVLIQLRIGGQAARLQDETWPLECGCVGQETTGAGGLAKALRTVPVVLDIAERVRRASPDAWIIDFTNPVGIVTRALLQAGHKAVGLCNVAIGFQRKFAALLDVAPAEVHLDHVGLNHLTWELGVRLGGPQGTDVLPGLLAEHGDAVAADLRLPRAVLDRLGAVPSYYLRYFYAHDAVVRELGEKPSRAAEVAAMERELLALYADPALDEKPALLAKRGGAFYSEAAVDLAAALLGDGGSAVQVVNTYNEGTLPFLPDDAVIEVQAAVDRSGPAPLAAPRLDPLYAGLISHVTAYEDLALDAALRGGRERVFKALLAHPLVGQFDLAEGLTDRLLAHNKEHLPWA; encoded by the coding sequence ATGAAACTCGCAGTGGTGGGTGGCGGTTCCACCTACACCCCCGAGCTGATCGACGGCTTCGCGCGGCTGCGCGACACCCTGCCGATCAGCGAACTGGTCCTGATCGACCCCGCCACCGAGCGGCTGGAGCTGATCGGCTCCCTCGCCCGCCGGATCTTCGCCCGGCAGGACCACCCGGGCCTGATCACCACCACGTGCGACCTCGACGCGGGCGTGGCCGGCGCCGACGCGGTCCTGATCCAGCTGCGCATCGGCGGGCAGGCCGCCCGGCTCCAGGACGAGACCTGGCCGCTGGAATGCGGCTGCGTCGGGCAGGAGACCACCGGCGCGGGCGGGCTCGCGAAGGCGCTGCGCACGGTGCCGGTGGTCCTCGACATCGCCGAGCGGGTCCGGCGGGCCAGCCCGGACGCCTGGATCATCGACTTCACCAACCCCGTCGGGATCGTCACCCGCGCCCTGCTCCAGGCCGGGCACAAGGCGGTCGGGCTGTGCAACGTCGCCATCGGCTTCCAGCGGAAGTTCGCGGCGCTGCTGGACGTGGCGCCCGCCGAGGTGCACCTCGACCACGTCGGGCTCAACCACCTGACCTGGGAACTGGGCGTACGGCTCGGCGGCCCGCAGGGTACGGACGTCCTGCCCGGGCTGCTGGCCGAGCACGGCGACGCGGTCGCCGCCGACCTGCGGCTGCCGCGCGCGGTGCTGGACCGGCTCGGCGCGGTGCCCTCGTACTACCTGCGCTACTTCTACGCGCACGACGCGGTGGTGCGGGAGCTCGGCGAGAAGCCCTCCCGGGCCGCCGAGGTCGCCGCGATGGAACGGGAGCTGCTCGCCCTGTACGCCGATCCCGCGCTCGACGAGAAGCCGGCGCTGCTGGCCAAGCGGGGCGGGGCCTTCTACTCGGAGGCGGCCGTGGACCTGGCGGCGGCGCTGCTGGGCGACGGCGGCTCCGCCGTGCAGGTGGTGAACACGTACAACGAGGGGACCCTGCCGTTCCTGCCGGACGACGCGGTCATCGAGGTGCAGGCCGCCGTGGACCGCTCCGGGCCGGCGCCGCTGGCCGCCCCGCGCCTGGACCCGCTGTACGCCGGACTGATCTCGCACGTGACGGCGTACGAGGACCTCGCGCTGGACGCGGCCCTGCGCGGCGGGCGCGAGCGGGTCTTCAAGGCGCTGCTGGCGCATCCGCTCGTCGGGCAGTTCGACCTCGCCGAGGGGCTGACGGACCGGCTCCTGGCGCACAACAAGGAGCATCTGCCATGGGCGTGA
- a CDS encoding ABC transporter substrate-binding protein gives MPGIGRLAPAATLLAAISVLATACTGQSGAAAADDPKADVTLNFWHGWSAPGEAKAIEENIARFERAHPNIKVKVTGNMTDDKINQALRAGGDKAPDVVSSFTTDSVGKFCNSGAFADLNPFLQKSGVDKAKVFPKTLLEYTQFNGNQCTLPLLNDAYGLVYNKDAFKAAGITEPPKTWSQFTEAAQKLTKANGDSYDQLGVMPTFHGYETTPMRLAAQWSPTYFTADGKSNLAKDPAFAKMLTAQKDLVARLGGYEKLEKFRSTFGDEWSAEHPFHKGLVAMQVDGEWRAAMAKEAGVKFEIGTAPLPVPDDQAADYGKGYLSGTIMGIASASKKQNAAWELVKYMTTDTEAVVAFANAIHNVPSTLAALESPNLQVTPEFKTFLDIARHPKSNTTPAQADGGTYQLTFQDFAYSVEKGDVADVPAGLAKTDQQIDTDIAKAK, from the coding sequence ATGCCCGGAATCGGACGCCTGGCCCCCGCGGCCACCCTGCTGGCCGCGATATCCGTCCTCGCCACCGCCTGTACGGGCCAGAGCGGCGCCGCGGCCGCCGACGACCCGAAGGCCGACGTCACCCTCAACTTCTGGCACGGCTGGTCCGCGCCCGGCGAGGCCAAGGCGATCGAGGAGAACATCGCCCGGTTCGAGAGGGCGCACCCGAACATCAAGGTCAAGGTCACCGGCAACATGACCGACGACAAGATCAACCAGGCGCTCCGGGCGGGCGGGGACAAGGCCCCCGACGTGGTCTCCTCCTTCACCACCGACAGCGTCGGAAAGTTCTGCAACTCCGGCGCGTTCGCCGACCTGAACCCCTTCCTCCAGAAGTCCGGGGTCGACAAGGCGAAGGTCTTCCCCAAGACCCTGCTGGAGTACACCCAGTTCAACGGCAACCAGTGCACCCTGCCGCTGCTGAACGACGCGTACGGCCTCGTCTACAACAAGGACGCCTTCAAGGCCGCCGGCATCACCGAACCGCCCAAGACCTGGAGCCAGTTCACCGAGGCGGCGCAGAAGCTGACCAAAGCCAACGGGGACTCGTACGACCAGCTCGGCGTCATGCCCACCTTCCACGGCTACGAGACCACCCCCATGCGCCTGGCCGCGCAGTGGAGCCCGACCTACTTCACCGCCGACGGCAAGTCCAACCTGGCCAAGGACCCGGCCTTCGCGAAGATGCTGACGGCCCAGAAGGACCTGGTCGCCCGGCTCGGCGGCTACGAGAAGCTGGAGAAGTTCCGCAGCACCTTCGGTGACGAGTGGAGCGCCGAGCACCCCTTCCACAAGGGGCTGGTCGCCATGCAGGTCGACGGCGAGTGGCGGGCCGCCATGGCCAAGGAGGCCGGGGTGAAGTTCGAGATCGGCACCGCTCCGCTGCCCGTCCCGGACGACCAGGCCGCCGACTACGGCAAGGGCTACCTCTCCGGCACGATCATGGGCATCGCCTCCGCGAGCAAGAAGCAGAACGCGGCCTGGGAGCTGGTCAAGTACATGACCACGGACACCGAGGCGGTCGTGGCCTTCGCCAACGCCATCCACAACGTGCCCTCCACGCTGGCGGCCCTGGAGTCCCCGAACCTCCAGGTGACGCCGGAGTTCAAGACCTTCCTCGACATCGCCCGGCACCCGAAGTCGAACACCACCCCGGCCCAGGCCGACGGCGGCACCTACCAGCTGACCTTCCAGGACTTCGCGTACTCCGTCGAGAAGGGCGACGTGGCCGACGTCCCGGCCGGCCTCGCCAAGACCGACCAGCAGATCGACACGGACATCGCGAAGGCGAAGTAG
- a CDS encoding ROK family transcriptional regulator, which produces MPAATPGTPSLLRAMNDRAALELLLTHGPLSRTRIGHLTGLSKPTASQLLARLEDAGLVVATGTDGGRPGPSAQLYALNPRAAHVGGLDVTPERITAAVADLTGEVAGSFELPYAEGAGAVDQVTEALGEAVKAAGLQRSDLHRLVIATPGAFDPQTGQLRYASHLPGWHSPTLLDELAAALPMPVEYENDVNLAAIAEQRLGAARGHEDFVLLWNEDGLGAALVLGGRLHRGWTGGAGEVGFLPVPGHPLVRQVTRANTGGYQELAGVQVLPRLAAELGIEAAPEHAPGAPQAPLVDEAVALLRRAAAEPEGPHLRFLQSYATVLATGLASLVAVLDPEIVVLSGAAIAAGGDPLRTLLEAELAELAPARPRLVAGQVHERPVLRGALESALATTREEVFDTSR; this is translated from the coding sequence ATGCCCGCCGCCACGCCCGGAACGCCCAGCCTGCTGCGCGCCATGAACGACCGGGCCGCGCTTGAGCTCCTGCTCACCCACGGCCCGCTGTCCCGCACCAGGATCGGCCACCTGACCGGACTGTCCAAGCCCACCGCCTCCCAGCTGCTGGCCCGCCTGGAGGACGCCGGGCTGGTCGTGGCCACCGGCACCGACGGCGGCCGCCCGGGCCCCAGCGCCCAGCTGTACGCGCTCAACCCCCGCGCCGCCCACGTCGGCGGCCTCGACGTCACCCCCGAGCGGATCACCGCCGCCGTCGCCGACCTCACCGGCGAGGTGGCCGGCAGCTTCGAACTCCCGTACGCCGAGGGCGCCGGGGCCGTCGACCAGGTCACCGAGGCGCTCGGCGAGGCCGTCAAGGCCGCCGGGCTCCAGCGCTCCGACCTGCACCGCCTGGTCATCGCGACCCCGGGCGCCTTCGACCCGCAGACCGGCCAGCTGCGCTACGCGAGCCACCTCCCCGGCTGGCACTCCCCCACCCTCCTCGACGAACTGGCGGCGGCCCTGCCGATGCCGGTCGAGTACGAGAACGACGTGAACCTCGCCGCGATCGCCGAGCAGCGGCTCGGCGCGGCCCGCGGCCACGAGGACTTCGTCCTGCTCTGGAACGAGGACGGCCTCGGCGCCGCCCTGGTGCTCGGCGGCCGGCTGCACCGCGGCTGGACCGGCGGCGCGGGCGAGGTGGGCTTCCTGCCCGTGCCGGGACACCCCCTGGTCCGGCAGGTCACCCGGGCCAACACGGGCGGCTACCAGGAGCTGGCCGGCGTACAGGTGCTGCCCCGGCTCGCCGCCGAGCTCGGGATCGAGGCAGCGCCCGAGCACGCGCCCGGCGCCCCGCAGGCGCCGCTGGTCGACGAGGCCGTCGCACTGCTGAGGCGGGCCGCCGCCGAGCCCGAGGGGCCGCACCTGCGCTTCCTCCAGTCCTACGCCACCGTGCTCGCGACCGGTCTGGCCTCGCTGGTCGCCGTACTGGACCCGGAGATCGTGGTCCTGTCCGGAGCCGCGATCGCGGCGGGCGGCGATCCGCTGCGCACGCTGCTGGAGGCCGAACTCGCCGAACTGGCCCCCGCCCGGCCGCGCCTGGTCGCGGGCCAGGTGCACGAGCGGCCCGTGCTGCGCGGCGCGCTGGAGAGCGCCCTCGCCACCACCCGCGAGGAAGTCTTCGACACCTCCCGCTGA
- a CDS encoding carbohydrate ABC transporter permease: protein MAVVIDRTSAHRGAVRHRAVRRRAVLQWIGVHSLGVAAALFFVLPFVFLFLTSVMSDQQALTRDLTPDTWEWGNYSKVWHTPGFLTWWRNTLLYAGLGTVLTVLSSVPVAYALAKFRFRGRRLSLLLVIAMMMLPPQVVVIPMYLFWAKQLDLSGTLWPLIVPMAFGDAFSVFLLRQFLLTIPDEYLDAARVDGCGEVRTLLRVVVPMAKPGIAAVALFQFFSAWNDYFGPQIYASDNPAAWTLSYGLESFKGAHHTNWNLTMAATVLVMAPVIVLFFFAQKAFVEGVTLTGVKG, encoded by the coding sequence ATGGCCGTCGTCATCGATCGCACGAGCGCGCACCGCGGGGCCGTACGCCACCGGGCGGTACGCCGCAGGGCCGTGCTCCAGTGGATCGGCGTGCACTCCCTCGGGGTCGCCGCCGCCCTGTTCTTCGTCCTCCCCTTCGTCTTCCTCTTCCTCACGTCCGTGATGAGCGACCAGCAGGCGCTGACCCGCGATCTGACACCGGACACCTGGGAGTGGGGCAACTACTCGAAGGTGTGGCACACCCCCGGCTTCCTGACCTGGTGGCGCAACACCCTGCTGTACGCGGGGCTCGGCACCGTGCTGACCGTGCTCTCGTCCGTGCCCGTCGCCTACGCGCTCGCCAAGTTCCGCTTCCGCGGGCGGCGGCTGTCGCTGCTGCTGGTCATCGCCATGATGATGCTGCCGCCGCAGGTCGTCGTCATCCCGATGTACCTCTTCTGGGCCAAGCAGCTGGACCTGTCCGGCACGCTGTGGCCGCTGATCGTCCCGATGGCGTTCGGCGACGCGTTCTCCGTCTTCCTGCTCCGCCAGTTCCTGCTGACGATCCCCGACGAGTACCTGGACGCGGCCCGGGTCGACGGCTGCGGCGAGGTCCGCACCCTGCTGCGCGTCGTCGTGCCGATGGCCAAGCCGGGGATCGCGGCCGTCGCGCTGTTCCAGTTCTTCAGCGCCTGGAACGACTACTTCGGCCCGCAGATCTACGCCTCCGACAATCCGGCGGCCTGGACCCTCAGTTACGGGCTGGAGTCCTTCAAGGGGGCTCACCACACGAACTGGAATCTGACCATGGCCGCGACCGTGCTGGTCATGGCACCCGTGATCGTCCTCTTCTTCTTCGCCCAGAAGGCGTTCGTCGAAGGCGTCACCCTGACCGGAGTGAAAGGCTGA
- a CDS encoding beta-N-acetylglucosaminidase domain-containing protein codes for MQLRGRKRTTAAAVAVVGTLLGGTVIAGQPGAFEWLTAPQTPAPEPGVGAATGNAPAPATGASSAEGVALGQAPRSADGSPTVWPRPQSMATDPKRAVPLGSEAVLVLPADADPDAAKAVRTALRGAGVRTLREARPGAALPERGTVVRLQGPDADQALRELGAADAGDLPAGGYRIAVGRAGGRDTVALSGVGEDGLFHAAQTLRQLLAGGDGKVPGATVRDWPIAPVRGITEGFYGQQWTREQRLAQLEFMGRTKQNRLLLAPGDDTYRTTGWREEYPQERKDEFRALAEQARANKVVLGWAVSPGQSMCLASAEDRAALARKVDGMWELGFRAFQLQFQDVSYTEWGCRADRVRYGTGPEAAAKAHAEVAGELAAHLAARHPGAAPLSLLPTEYYQDGATAYRTALAGRLDGRVEVAWTGVGVVPRTITGKELAGARAAFGHPMVTMDNYPVNDWEPGRIYLGPYVGREPAVAGGSAGMMANAMQQGTLSRIPLFTAADYSWNPRGYRPAESWAAAVAELAGPDARAREALGALAGNTASSGLKQEESAYLKPLVKEFWRTRGSGDAAKAAGERLRAAFTVMREAPRRLAYLAGEDGEAGPWLERLAHYGTAGELAVDVLQAQARGDGAAAWKSSQALAAARKGLSEPGDARVDTAVLDPFLKKAVAEADAWTGASAQPGTVVKLPGTWAVELDTARPLSAVTVMTDPLPEGTRGAIVEVRVPGEGWRKIADASPSGWTQADAAGVRADSVRLSWSGPSPEVRGVVPWFADGPQARFELSDGGKADVEIGGAVKRVTAELSGLRADEVRGPLAAQAPKGVEVRLPSQAAAPRGTRVSVPVEITIPASTPAGVYSIPVTFAGETRTLTVRAVPKTGGPDLLRTARATSSGDEAPQFPASAVVDGSESTRWSSPAVDGAWWQAELAAPARVGLLTLHWQDAYPSAYRVETSPDGITWHPAVDVPASRGGRETLRLDAPDTRFLRVTCTTRATRFGCSLWSATAFAVTP; via the coding sequence GTGCAGCTCAGGGGCAGGAAGCGGACCACGGCCGCGGCCGTGGCCGTCGTCGGCACACTGCTCGGCGGCACGGTGATCGCGGGGCAACCGGGGGCGTTCGAGTGGCTGACGGCCCCGCAGACGCCCGCGCCGGAACCGGGCGTCGGCGCGGCGACGGGGAACGCGCCCGCGCCCGCGACGGGGGCGTCGTCCGCGGAGGGCGTGGCCCTCGGCCAGGCGCCCCGGTCGGCCGACGGGAGCCCGACCGTGTGGCCGCGGCCGCAGTCGATGGCCACCGATCCGAAGCGCGCTGTTCCGCTGGGCTCCGAGGCCGTACTGGTACTGCCCGCCGACGCCGACCCCGACGCCGCCAAGGCGGTACGGACGGCCCTGCGCGGGGCGGGCGTACGGACCCTGCGCGAGGCCCGACCGGGCGCGGCGCTGCCCGAACGGGGCACCGTCGTACGGCTCCAGGGCCCCGACGCGGACCAGGCGCTGCGGGAGCTGGGCGCGGCCGACGCCGGCGACCTGCCGGCCGGGGGCTACCGGATCGCGGTGGGCCGCGCGGGCGGCCGGGACACCGTCGCCCTGTCCGGCGTGGGCGAGGACGGGCTGTTCCACGCGGCGCAGACGCTGCGTCAGCTGCTGGCCGGAGGCGACGGGAAGGTCCCCGGAGCGACGGTGCGGGACTGGCCGATCGCGCCGGTGCGCGGCATCACCGAGGGCTTCTACGGGCAGCAGTGGACGCGGGAACAGCGCCTCGCGCAGCTGGAGTTCATGGGCCGCACCAAGCAGAACCGGCTGCTGCTCGCCCCGGGCGACGACACGTACCGCACGACGGGCTGGCGCGAGGAGTACCCGCAGGAGCGCAAGGACGAGTTCCGGGCGCTGGCGGAGCAGGCCCGCGCCAACAAGGTGGTGCTCGGCTGGGCGGTGTCCCCGGGGCAGTCGATGTGCCTGGCCTCGGCGGAGGACCGGGCGGCGCTCGCCCGCAAGGTCGACGGGATGTGGGAGCTGGGCTTCCGGGCGTTCCAACTGCAGTTCCAGGACGTCAGCTACACGGAGTGGGGCTGCCGGGCGGACCGGGTGCGCTACGGGACGGGCCCGGAGGCGGCGGCGAAGGCGCATGCGGAGGTCGCCGGCGAGCTGGCGGCCCACCTGGCGGCGCGGCATCCGGGGGCGGCCCCGCTGTCGCTGCTGCCCACCGAGTACTACCAGGACGGTGCCACCGCCTACCGGACGGCCCTGGCGGGCCGGCTGGACGGGCGCGTGGAGGTGGCCTGGACCGGCGTGGGCGTGGTGCCGCGCACCATCACCGGCAAGGAACTGGCCGGGGCCCGGGCCGCGTTCGGGCATCCGATGGTCACCATGGACAACTACCCGGTGAACGACTGGGAGCCCGGCCGGATCTACCTCGGCCCGTACGTCGGGCGGGAACCCGCGGTCGCGGGCGGTTCGGCGGGCATGATGGCCAACGCCATGCAGCAGGGCACGCTGTCGCGGATCCCGCTGTTCACGGCGGCGGACTACTCCTGGAACCCGCGCGGTTACCGGCCTGCGGAGTCCTGGGCGGCGGCGGTCGCGGAGCTGGCCGGGCCGGACGCGCGGGCCCGGGAGGCGCTGGGCGCGCTGGCCGGGAACACGGCGTCGTCGGGTTTGAAGCAGGAGGAGTCGGCGTACCTGAAGCCGCTGGTGAAGGAGTTCTGGCGGACCCGGGGCTCCGGCGACGCCGCGAAGGCGGCCGGGGAGCGGCTGCGCGCGGCGTTCACCGTCATGCGGGAGGCGCCGCGGCGGCTGGCGTACCTGGCGGGCGAGGACGGCGAGGCGGGGCCGTGGCTGGAGCGGCTGGCCCACTACGGGACGGCCGGTGAACTGGCCGTCGACGTCCTCCAGGCGCAGGCGCGCGGGGACGGGGCGGCGGCCTGGAAGTCCTCGCAGGCGCTGGCCGCGGCCCGCAAGGGGCTGTCGGAGCCCGGGGACGCGCGGGTGGACACCGCGGTGCTGGATCCGTTCCTGAAGAAGGCGGTGGCCGAGGCCGACGCGTGGACGGGCGCGTCCGCGCAGCCCGGCACGGTCGTGAAGCTGCCCGGCACCTGGGCGGTCGAGCTGGACACGGCGCGGCCGCTGTCGGCGGTGACCGTGATGACGGACCCGCTGCCGGAGGGGACGCGGGGCGCGATCGTGGAGGTGCGGGTCCCGGGCGAGGGCTGGCGGAAGATCGCCGACGCCTCGCCGTCCGGGTGGACGCAGGCGGACGCGGCGGGCGTACGGGCGGACTCGGTCCGGCTGTCGTGGTCGGGTCCGTCGCCGGAGGTACGGGGCGTCGTGCCGTGGTTCGCCGACGGGCCGCAGGCGCGGTTCGAGCTGTCCGACGGGGGCAAGGCGGACGTGGAGATCGGCGGGGCGGTCAAGCGGGTGACGGCGGAGCTGTCGGGCCTGCGGGCCGACGAGGTCCGCGGGCCGCTGGCGGCGCAGGCGCCGAAGGGGGTCGAGGTACGGCTGCCCTCACAGGCGGCGGCGCCGCGCGGCACCCGGGTCTCGGTCCCGGTGGAGATCACGATCCCGGCGTCGACCCCGGCGGGCGTCTACTCCATCCCCGTCACGTTCGCCGGGGAGACGCGGACGCTCACGGTCCGGGCGGTGCCGAAGACGGGCGGGCCGGACCTGCTGCGGACGGCGCGGGCCACGTCCTCGGGGGACGAGGCCCCGCAGTTCCCGGCGTCGGCGGTGGTGGACGGCTCGGAGAGCACCCGCTGGTCCTCGCCGGCGGTGGACGGCGCGTGGTGGCAGGCCGAGTTGGCGGCGCCGGCGCGGGTGGGCCTCCTGACGCTGCACTGGCAGGACGCGTACCCCTCCGCCTACCGCGTGGAGACGTCCCCGGACGGCATCACCTGGCACCCGGCGGTCGACGTCCCCGCGTCCCGAGGCGGCCGGGAAACCCTCCGCCTGGACGCCCCGGACACCCGCTTCCTCCGCGTCACCTGCACCACCCGCGCCACCCGCTTCGGCTGCAGCCTCTGGTCGGCAACGGCCTTCGCGGTCACCCCCTGA
- a CDS encoding HNH endonuclease, which translates to MPHVLVLNASYEPLGVVPLRRALVLVLENKAVSLEESGAFLHSATRAVPAPSVVRLKRFVRVPYRGPVPLTRRALFARDGGRCMYCGGVATSVDHVIPRSRGGQHAWDNVVAACRRCNHVKADRHLVDLGWRLRHDPAPPSGLAWRIIGTGHRDPRWMPYLQPYGADDALERIGVAAS; encoded by the coding sequence GTGCCGCACGTCCTGGTCCTCAATGCGTCGTACGAGCCTCTCGGCGTCGTACCGCTCCGCCGCGCGCTCGTCCTCGTCCTGGAGAACAAAGCGGTCTCCCTGGAGGAATCCGGCGCCTTTCTGCACAGCGCGACGAGGGCCGTGCCCGCTCCCAGCGTGGTCCGGCTCAAGCGCTTCGTGCGGGTCCCCTACCGGGGGCCCGTTCCACTCACCCGGCGTGCGCTGTTCGCGCGGGACGGCGGGCGCTGCATGTACTGCGGCGGGGTCGCCACCAGCGTCGACCACGTGATTCCGCGCAGCCGGGGCGGGCAGCACGCGTGGGACAACGTCGTCGCCGCGTGCCGGCGGTGCAACCACGTCAAGGCCGACCGGCACCTGGTCGACCTCGGCTGGCGCCTGCGGCACGATCCTGCTCCGCCGTCGGGGCTGGCGTGGCGGATCATCGGCACGGGGCACCGGGACCCGCGCTGGATGCCGTACCTCCAGCCGTACGGGGCGGACGACGCCCTGGAACGCATCGGCGTGGCCGCCTCATAG